A genomic segment from Neobacillus sp. YX16 encodes:
- a CDS encoding ribonuclease J: protein MKTETKQLSIFALGGINEIGKNMYVIEYGDDILVIDCGGKFPDESLMGIDLIIPDMTYLEDNQHKIRAMIVTHGHEDHIGGIPFFLKKLNVPIYATRFTLGLIELKLEEHRLLRDSELVTIHSESTLEFGEIRCSFFKVSHSIPDCLGIVFHTPEGNVVHTGDFKFDLTPSNDQYSDIHKMAQIGQQGVIALISESTNAERKGLSPSEKMVAEHLVEAFMKAEGKIILSTFASNVNRVQQVVEAAIKTNRKLALLGRSMVNVVDVALERGYLNVPDGMLISANEIEQFPPDKVVILCTGSQGEPNAALARLSTGNYRDATIYPGDTVILAASPIPGNEKGVSRIIDNLFQLGAKVIYGSGSSTGMHVSGHGYQEDLKLMLTLMKPTYFIPIHGEYRMLHHHRQLAESVGVEKGNTFIIKNGDVVDIENSVARQTRSIPAGDTYVDGISVGDVGEIVLRDRRQLSEDGMLVVVLTISKSDRKIIQGPDTITRGFVYVKESEDLIREINRLVKKVILELEADNIRQWNVMKNNIKKSVGQYLFKHTKRKPMILPIILEI, encoded by the coding sequence ATGAAAACAGAAACAAAACAATTGTCTATTTTCGCCTTAGGCGGAATCAATGAAATTGGTAAGAACATGTATGTAATCGAATATGGAGACGATATTTTGGTGATTGATTGCGGGGGTAAATTTCCAGACGAAAGTTTAATGGGAATTGACTTGATTATCCCTGATATGACTTATTTAGAGGATAATCAACATAAAATCCGAGCAATGATTGTGACTCATGGACATGAAGATCATATTGGCGGTATTCCTTTCTTTTTGAAAAAATTAAATGTTCCAATATATGCCACTCGATTTACATTAGGATTAATTGAATTAAAGTTAGAAGAGCATCGGTTACTTAGGGATAGTGAGCTTGTAACGATCCATTCGGAATCCACACTTGAGTTTGGGGAAATCCGTTGTTCCTTTTTCAAAGTAAGTCATAGCATTCCTGATTGTCTTGGAATTGTATTTCATACACCAGAGGGAAATGTCGTTCATACCGGTGATTTTAAATTCGATTTAACACCGTCAAATGACCAGTATAGTGATATTCATAAAATGGCACAGATTGGCCAACAAGGTGTTATTGCTTTAATCTCCGAAAGTACCAATGCCGAGCGGAAAGGTTTATCTCCTTCCGAGAAAATGGTCGCAGAACATTTAGTGGAGGCTTTTATGAAGGCAGAGGGAAAAATTATCCTCTCCACTTTTGCATCAAACGTTAACCGTGTTCAACAAGTCGTGGAAGCAGCAATAAAAACAAATCGTAAGCTTGCACTTCTTGGACGAAGTATGGTGAACGTGGTTGATGTTGCACTTGAGCGTGGGTATTTAAATGTTCCGGATGGAATGCTGATAAGTGCAAATGAAATTGAACAGTTTCCTCCTGACAAGGTCGTGATTCTGTGTACAGGAAGTCAAGGCGAACCTAATGCTGCCCTTGCACGACTATCAACAGGAAATTATCGGGATGCAACGATTTACCCTGGGGATACCGTTATTTTAGCTGCTTCGCCTATACCTGGTAACGAGAAGGGGGTTTCTCGAATCATCGACAACTTATTCCAACTTGGAGCTAAGGTTATTTATGGCTCAGGAAGCTCAACCGGTATGCATGTTTCAGGTCATGGCTACCAGGAAGATTTAAAACTCATGCTAACGTTAATGAAGCCAACCTATTTTATCCCGATTCATGGTGAATATAGAATGCTCCATCATCACCGGCAGTTAGCCGAATCGGTTGGTGTAGAAAAAGGGAATACGTTTATCATTAAAAATGGTGATGTGGTGGATATTGAAAATTCTGTTGCTCGTCAAACTCGAAGTATTCCAGCAGGAGACACATATGTAGATGGAATTAGCGTTGGCGATGTTGGGGAAATTGTCTTACGTGACCGCAGACAACTCTCTGAAGATGGGATGCTCGTTGTTGTTTTAACCATCAGCAAATCCGATCGAAAAATTATTCAGGGTCCTGATACGATTACACGTGGATTTGTGTATGTAAAGGAATCAGAGGATTTGATAAGAGAAATAAACCGCCTTGTTAAGAAAGTGATTCTTGAATTAGAAGCAGACAATATTCGCCAGTGGAACGTCATGAAGAATAATATTAAAAAGTCTGTCGGTCAGTATTTATTTAAACATACGAAGAGAAAACCGATGATTCTACCAATTATCCTTGAAATATAA
- a CDS encoding Rrf2 family transcriptional regulator yields the protein MKVSSRGEYALRALILLGNYKGKVLSIQEISEKTLVSINYLEQILLQLKKLGYVVSKRGAKGGYLLYGEPTDINIGEVIRDLEGPLSPMSCASITKYEPCPLEGGCQLKPLWSLVRDTIAFVLERTTLEDLLTNQISKLEGEDFVVVKRTSRSTSDGKNS from the coding sequence ATGAAGGTATCAAGCAGGGGTGAATACGCACTAAGAGCATTAATCTTGCTAGGAAACTATAAAGGAAAAGTACTCAGCATTCAGGAAATTTCTGAAAAAACCCTTGTTAGTATTAACTACCTGGAACAAATCCTTCTTCAATTAAAAAAACTTGGGTATGTAGTCAGTAAACGTGGTGCAAAGGGTGGCTACTTACTCTATGGAGAACCAACAGATATTAATATTGGTGAAGTAATCCGTGATCTAGAGGGACCTTTGTCTCCAATGAGCTGTGCCTCTATTACTAAATACGAACCATGTCCTTTAGAGGGGGGATGTCAACTAAAGCCGTTGTGGTCTTTAGTTCGAGATACAATTGCTTTTGTCTTAGAACGAACAACACTGGAAGATTTACTGACAAACCAAATTTCAAAGCTGGAAGGAGAGGATTTTGTTGTCGTTAAAAGGACGTCTAGATCAACAAGTGATGGAAAAAATAGCTAG
- a CDS encoding YezD family protein, whose product MEKIASLLEGLEFGTVQITVHDSQITQIDRLEKHRLPVQNKTSVTSFPNKTKSRLEK is encoded by the coding sequence ATGGAAAAAATAGCTAGTTTGCTAGAGGGTTTGGAATTTGGAACGGTTCAGATTACGGTTCATGATTCACAAATCACGCAAATTGATCGCTTAGAGAAGCATCGGCTTCCCGTACAGAATAAAACGAGTGTAACTTCATTTCCAAACAAAACAAAAAGCAGGCTGGAAAAATGA
- a CDS encoding sulfate ABC transporter substrate-binding protein, with product MMKKTWLTLLFLTLLLWAAGCSNQSATTEKETEASGTEESVKKEIELLNVSYDPTREFYEEFNASFAAYWEKEKGQKVTINQSHGGSGKQSRSVIDGLEADIVTLALAYDIDVIAEAGKFPENWQERLDNNSSPYTSTIVFLVRKGNPKGIKDWDDLVKTDISVITPNPKTSGGARWNYLAAWGYALEQNNGDEAKAKEFVTKLFKNVPVLDSGARGSTTTFVERGIGDVLIAWENEAFLALNELGKDEFEIVVPSISILAEPPVTVVDENAKKHETEEVAKAYLDYLYTEEGQEIAAKNYYRPRSEEVAKKYADQFPEINLFTIDEVFDGWKNAQKTHFDDGGVFDEIYKP from the coding sequence ATGATGAAAAAAACTTGGTTAACGCTATTATTCTTAACTTTACTCTTATGGGCTGCGGGATGCTCGAATCAAAGTGCAACAACTGAGAAAGAAACTGAAGCATCAGGGACTGAAGAATCAGTTAAAAAAGAAATTGAACTTTTAAATGTATCATACGATCCAACAAGAGAATTTTATGAAGAATTCAACGCAAGCTTTGCAGCCTATTGGGAAAAAGAAAAAGGACAAAAAGTTACCATTAACCAATCACATGGAGGTTCGGGTAAGCAATCCCGCTCCGTCATTGATGGTCTTGAAGCGGATATCGTGACGTTGGCACTAGCCTATGATATCGATGTAATCGCTGAAGCAGGGAAGTTTCCAGAGAATTGGCAGGAAAGACTAGATAATAACAGCTCACCATACACATCAACGATTGTATTTCTTGTTAGAAAAGGCAACCCAAAAGGCATTAAAGACTGGGATGATCTCGTGAAAACAGATATATCTGTAATCACCCCAAATCCTAAAACATCTGGCGGTGCGAGATGGAATTACCTTGCTGCCTGGGGATATGCCTTAGAACAGAATAACGGAGACGAAGCGAAGGCTAAAGAGTTTGTAACCAAACTGTTTAAAAATGTACCTGTTCTAGATTCTGGTGCACGCGGCTCTACAACTACTTTCGTCGAAAGAGGAATTGGGGATGTATTAATTGCATGGGAAAATGAAGCATTCTTAGCTTTAAATGAGTTAGGTAAAGATGAATTTGAAATTGTCGTCCCTTCCATCAGTATTCTAGCTGAACCGCCTGTTACGGTTGTGGATGAAAATGCTAAGAAACATGAAACAGAGGAAGTCGCAAAAGCATATTTAGATTATTTGTATACAGAGGAAGGACAGGAAATTGCCGCTAAGAACTATTACCGCCCACGTTCTGAAGAGGTAGCCAAAAAGTATGCTGATCAGTTCCCAGAAATTAACCTATTTACCATTGATGAGGTTTTTGATGGATGGAAAAATGCGCAAAAGACACATTTTGACGATGGCGGAGTCTTTGATGAGATATACAAACCGTAA
- the cysT gene encoding sulfate ABC transporter permease subunit CysT: MVTKRKQHRVLPGFGLSMGYTLIYLSLIILIPIAVLFLKATTISLAEFWETVTDERVVASYKLTIYTSFIAAFVNAIFGTLIAWVLVRYEFYGKRIIDALVDLPFALPTAVAGIALTTIYAPNGWIGQYFESIGIKVAYTPLGIMIALTFIGLPFVVRSVQPVLQDLDQQYEEAAATLGANPLQIFVKIIFPAIFPAILTGFALAFARALGEYGSVVFISGNMPMKTEIVPLLIITKLEQFNYAGAAAIAVVMLVFSFVLLFLINFWQWKTTKKYQVS; the protein is encoded by the coding sequence GTGGTTACTAAAAGAAAGCAACATCGTGTTTTGCCGGGATTTGGTCTATCTATGGGGTACACACTGATTTATCTAAGTCTAATCATTTTGATTCCGATTGCCGTCCTATTTTTAAAAGCAACGACAATCAGCCTCGCAGAATTTTGGGAGACCGTAACCGATGAACGAGTAGTTGCTTCCTATAAATTAACGATTTATACATCGTTTATTGCTGCATTTGTAAATGCAATATTTGGGACGCTGATCGCCTGGGTATTGGTAAGATACGAGTTTTATGGAAAACGAATCATTGACGCGTTAGTCGATTTGCCTTTTGCTTTACCAACTGCGGTTGCGGGTATCGCCCTTACCACCATTTATGCACCAAATGGCTGGATCGGGCAATACTTTGAATCCATCGGGATAAAGGTAGCTTATACACCACTCGGTATCATGATTGCCTTAACGTTTATCGGACTTCCCTTTGTCGTCCGGTCTGTCCAGCCAGTATTGCAGGATTTGGACCAGCAATATGAGGAGGCTGCTGCTACACTTGGAGCAAATCCTCTGCAAATCTTTGTCAAAATTATTTTTCCAGCCATATTCCCAGCCATCTTAACAGGCTTTGCCCTTGCGTTTGCAAGGGCTTTGGGCGAATATGGTTCCGTTGTTTTCATATCAGGGAATATGCCTATGAAAACAGAGATTGTCCCATTGCTAATTATTACGAAATTAGAGCAATTCAATTATGCCGGCGCAGCTGCTATCGCCGTTGTGATGCTTGTATTTTCATTCGTTCTATTATTCTTAATCAATTTCTGGCAATGGAAAACAACAAAAAAATATCAAGTGAGCTAG
- the cysW gene encoding sulfate ABC transporter permease subunit CysW has product MVRETTLHVKNVKANSEPGLIIKWLLITIALGFLGIFILVPLIAVFTEALNKGIQLYFASLTERDALSAIKLTLITAVITIPANTIFGVIAAWVIAKFDFRGKNILITLIDIPFAVSPVIAGLVFVLLFGSQGVLGPFLEANNIKIIFGVPGIILATIFVTFPFVVRELLPIMQEQGTEEEQAAITLGANGWQMFFRVTLPNIKWGLLYGVILCNARAMGEFGAVSVVSGHIRGLTNTIPLHVEILYNEYNFTAAFAVASLLALLALLTLILKSFVEWKTKKH; this is encoded by the coding sequence ATGGTTCGAGAAACAACCCTTCATGTGAAAAATGTAAAAGCAAATTCCGAGCCTGGCTTAATAATAAAATGGCTGTTAATCACTATTGCACTAGGCTTCTTAGGAATATTTATTCTCGTCCCGTTAATTGCTGTTTTCACGGAAGCACTGAATAAAGGAATTCAGTTATACTTCGCATCTTTGACAGAGCGTGATGCCTTGTCTGCGATTAAATTAACTTTAATTACAGCTGTGATTACGATACCTGCTAACACAATATTCGGGGTGATAGCGGCCTGGGTAATAGCAAAGTTTGATTTCCGAGGTAAGAATATATTAATCACTTTAATTGACATTCCTTTTGCCGTTTCGCCTGTTATAGCCGGACTCGTTTTTGTTCTGTTGTTCGGCTCGCAAGGCGTATTGGGTCCGTTTTTAGAGGCAAATAATATTAAGATTATTTTTGGAGTACCTGGAATTATTCTAGCAACTATTTTTGTTACCTTTCCATTTGTCGTAAGAGAATTGCTGCCAATCATGCAAGAACAAGGAACCGAAGAGGAACAAGCTGCGATTACTCTCGGGGCAAACGGCTGGCAAATGTTCTTTCGTGTTACTTTACCCAACATTAAATGGGGCTTGCTGTATGGTGTTATTCTTTGTAATGCACGTGCTATGGGTGAATTTGGAGCAGTTTCAGTTGTTTCCGGGCACATTAGAGGATTAACCAATACCATTCCCCTCCATGTTGAAATATTGTATAACGAATACAATTTTACCGCAGCTTTTGCTGTGGCTTCCTTATTGGCATTGCTTGCCTTACTAACATTAATTTTAAAAAGTTTTGTGGAGTGGAAAACAAAAAAACACTAA
- a CDS encoding sulfate ABC transporter ATP-binding protein, whose amino-acid sequence MGITIKDVSKTFGTFQAVKNVNLEIPTGDFVALLGPSGSGKTTLLRLIAGLEGLDSGGIYFDDVDYTYKSIKERNVGFVFQNYALFKHMTIFENIAFGLKVRPRKTRPSKNEIAEKVNELLKLVQLDHLANRYPSQLSGGQRQRIALARALAVEPEVLLLDEPFGALDAKVRQELRHWLREIHQKLNITTVFVTHDQEEALEMADTVVVMNLGEIEQIGSPEEVYSKPESAFVYSFLGRVNEFRDSEGAGESERISYIRPHEIVLRKISQGDSIVSEVSHIHVIGSTVRIELRRRDTNDLFEAEMNVDQYQKMSPVKKGDILFAEFKNIVVFDKNPENKITHSGKSGIRNALKSKLI is encoded by the coding sequence ATGGGGATTACAATCAAGGACGTGTCAAAGACATTTGGAACCTTTCAAGCCGTCAAAAATGTCAATCTTGAAATTCCAACAGGAGATTTTGTGGCCTTATTAGGGCCATCGGGTTCGGGTAAAACGACTCTCCTGCGACTCATTGCAGGGTTGGAGGGGTTGGATTCAGGAGGAATTTACTTCGATGACGTAGATTATACCTACAAAAGTATTAAAGAACGGAATGTAGGATTTGTTTTTCAAAATTATGCTTTGTTCAAGCATATGACTATTTTTGAAAATATTGCTTTTGGCTTAAAGGTAAGGCCGAGGAAAACACGTCCATCTAAAAATGAAATTGCCGAAAAAGTAAATGAATTATTGAAACTCGTTCAATTAGACCATCTTGCCAATCGCTATCCTTCACAGCTTTCAGGGGGACAGAGACAGCGGATTGCACTGGCGAGGGCTCTCGCAGTAGAACCGGAAGTCTTACTTCTAGACGAACCATTTGGTGCTCTAGATGCAAAGGTTCGTCAGGAACTTCGCCATTGGTTACGAGAAATTCATCAAAAGCTTAACATCACCACAGTATTTGTTACTCATGACCAGGAAGAGGCACTAGAAATGGCAGATACCGTTGTGGTAATGAATCTTGGTGAAATTGAACAAATTGGCTCTCCAGAAGAGGTTTATTCGAAACCTGAGAGCGCATTTGTTTATAGTTTCCTAGGAAGAGTCAACGAATTTCGGGATTCTGAAGGAGCAGGTGAGTCGGAGAGAATCAGTTATATAAGACCACATGAAATTGTTCTGCGTAAAATTTCACAAGGGGACAGCATCGTGTCAGAGGTTTCACACATCCATGTGATTGGATCAACCGTAAGAATCGAGTTAAGACGCCGTGATACAAATGATTTATTTGAGGCAGAAATGAATGTCGATCAGTATCAGAAAATGAGCCCAGTAAAAAAAGGAGATATCCTTTTTGCTGAATTTAAAAATATCGTTGTATTTGATAAAAATCCGGAAAATAAAATAACCCATTCAGGAAAAAGTGGTATTAGAAATGCTTTAAAAAGCAAATTAATATAG
- a CDS encoding MalY/PatB family protein — MKYNFDEIVNRRGTYSIKWDGGQILKNMGFTERYDEDTIPLFTADMDLPVPQPLIEALHKTVDHRIFGYSVFPDEYFEAVQHWFKKRHNWEFQKEEIVYSPGTVHALNVAVRALTQPEDGVIIQRPVYPPFTSSINANGRTLLNNALIADEEGYYSIDFEDFEAKAKDEKTKMFILCNPHNPTGRVFNEDELRKMAAICVENNVLIIADEIHGDIIRRDQTFTPIAKVVPEHKDHIITFTAINKTFNLAGLHCTNVIITNPELRKTYFGVMGMHLPSPFTVSALLSVYHDGEDWLEQLKEYIDGTMEWAVGYLAERMPKVKVRIPEGTYIMWMDFSAYGISPDEVHDRIYNKANVLLEDGKMFGEEGLHHQRICIPSPRPMIKEAFERIAREFEDLK, encoded by the coding sequence ATGAAATATAACTTTGATGAGATTGTAAATCGTAGAGGGACCTACTCCATAAAATGGGATGGAGGCCAGATACTTAAAAATATGGGTTTTACTGAAAGATACGATGAAGACACGATTCCGTTATTTACAGCCGATATGGATTTACCTGTTCCCCAACCCTTAATAGAGGCATTACATAAAACCGTGGATCATCGAATTTTTGGTTATTCTGTATTTCCTGATGAGTATTTTGAAGCTGTACAGCATTGGTTTAAAAAGAGACATAATTGGGAGTTCCAAAAGGAAGAAATCGTTTATAGTCCAGGGACAGTTCATGCGTTAAATGTTGCAGTTCGGGCACTTACACAACCAGAAGACGGAGTGATTATCCAACGACCTGTATATCCTCCGTTTACATCCTCGATAAATGCCAATGGAAGAACGCTGTTAAATAATGCACTCATCGCTGATGAGGAAGGTTATTATTCCATAGATTTTGAAGATTTCGAAGCGAAAGCAAAAGATGAAAAAACAAAAATGTTTATTTTATGTAACCCACATAATCCAACAGGAAGAGTATTTAATGAAGATGAACTTAGAAAAATGGCTGCGATTTGTGTGGAAAATAATGTACTGATTATTGCGGATGAAATTCATGGAGATATCATTCGACGAGATCAGACTTTTACTCCAATCGCTAAAGTAGTTCCAGAACATAAAGATCATATCATTACGTTTACAGCGATTAATAAAACCTTTAATTTGGCTGGACTCCACTGTACGAATGTCATTATTACGAACCCAGAATTGCGAAAAACCTATTTTGGTGTAATGGGCATGCATTTACCATCACCCTTTACCGTTTCGGCTCTTCTTTCTGTTTACCATGATGGAGAAGATTGGCTTGAGCAGCTGAAAGAATATATTGATGGCACGATGGAGTGGGCAGTAGGGTATTTGGCAGAAAGGATGCCAAAAGTGAAGGTGCGAATTCCAGAGGGAACCTACATCATGTGGATGGATTTTAGTGCTTACGGAATTTCACCTGACGAAGTTCATGACCGGATCTATAACAAAGCAAATGTCTTATTAGAAGATGGGAAAATGTTCGGAGAAGAAGGTCTGCATCATCAACGGATATGTATTCCTTCACCTAGACCGATGATTAAAGAAGCCTTCGAGAGAATCGCTAGAGAGTTTGAAGACTTAAAATAG